A region of the Parasteatoda tepidariorum isolate YZ-2023 chromosome 7, CAS_Ptep_4.0, whole genome shotgun sequence genome:
GAAGGTTTTCTTGAAACATTTGAAGCAAAACCTAGAATTCTTCTACCATATTCATTCATTACTAATCAACAGTCATGCTTTTTATCAAATCTGAAAGAAGGCCTGGATGATAAAGACTGAATAGTGATCTGTgattttgctgaaaattattcttttgtattGCAGGATGCAGTCCAAGGATACCATCGGAATAATTCCCAGTGGACTATTAACCCTTTTGTCATTTACTATATGAATTCAGAGACACTTAAATTGGATCATGTTCCTTTGTTTCCATTTTGGAATGTCTCAAGCATGATACTGTCAGTGTTCACCTTTTTCAGACCCAATTGTTGCAGTTTATAACCTTACATTTcagcaacaaaataaaacatatttattacttcTCAGATGTAGCAGCTTCACAGTACAAAAATCAACAGAGCTTGATAAATTTGTGCTATCATGATATAGACTTTGGTCTCACAGCTGAGTGGCATTTCCTTCCTACGGCCCATGAAAAAAGTTCATGTGATAGTGCTGCATCAAAAGACAAGCGTTCCAGCCTTCATTGTTCCTATAATGATCAAATCATGACACCGTGAAAGTTATGTGAATGGGCTGTAAAAAATATCCCTTCTTGCCATTTTACACACTGCACAGATAAAGATTATGAGAAACAGAGACATTTTCTTGAAAAGCGACATAAAAATGCTCGCACAATCCTTGGTAATTGTGTAATACCAGTAAGCCGCACATCaattaaaacgaaaatgtatttcaattgATCTGAATGCAAGATCCAGTCAATCTTGTTAAATCCTTCAGAATTTCCCTTAgaagataaatgaataaaaaataaacatgtataaacaaagaaaaagaaacacacAGAACTAAAGTGTCAGAATGCTTACATTTTAAACTCAAACTTCTGCTTTAGCACTCACAGCAGATGATTAGAAGAACtcagaactttatttttattcatttttattttaattataaaaattctgaaaatgctttgagaaattcataaaagcattaaaatgagAAGGTTGGAAAAAAAGGAGGatgttttcataattgtttatttaaaaaatttattacttgtaTATTGATTAGAAATTGTGGTGAtcatgttaaattaatatttagtagtAGCAAATTGCGTGTCAAATCTGTtgatttgttacaaaatatgtgtattatattattaaatattaaactcgAATTATTTCTGTCaagaagagaaagaaatatttgttgagTGCATTGTACagcataacatttttaattatacagtaTATCACTTGTGTTAATTCTTTATACCCTTCCTGTTGAGACTCCAGGCtacaaatttgtaaatgtgTAAAAGaatgtttcagtaaaaaaaattctttttttcgtaattttttgagATCATATGTTTTGAGATAATTCAGGTAAAAGATCAAATTAGGTAACTTTGAAAGTTTGACCTAGCCTGAGAAGTTTAAATAAGATATCAAATAAAAGCTCTATTTTTTAGCTttgcaatgcttttttaattttttccctgatacaattagaaaaaaagttacggCTATTTATATGTATGCAAGTTTGtcgttttttatgaaaattttattttttcaaatgtccaTAAGTTGgacaatttttgaataaaaaatctaaaaattggtagaattgtttaatttattccaccaaatttcatcaaaatcgatGGGGGGTCGGTCCAAAAGTGATTGATCTGACGTGGAATGACTCACttatgattacttgtaatcgagATAAAAAACAGtcgtaattttcaaataaaactaaaaatttcgaTTAGCAATTAATCTTTGAAAACAATAACACTGATCTACAATTGCAAGTAATTACGATTGCATATAATCTGGGTAACATCTAATATTCATTGCCcgtaaatcttattaaaaacaaattgattatTTCTCCGAGCttgaaatgttttcattaaataaaattctttaaatagaaaaaataatacagagGCAGCCTTAAACCAATGGTAGCAAAACTTACGTGGCATGGGGATTGATTTCTCTGTTCTACGCAAATTTGAGTGTGTTCATTATAACTGCATTGTTGGAGAGTTTGTACAACTTGCTCTTGCTGTTTCAGTACATCTGATCCCCCAGATCCTACAAGAAAAAGTATTCCAGGGATACTGCTTTttcatttacagtaaaaataatgatgaaatttgaaaaccaCAATCGGTTTTTGTCCATAATAGCttatttggaaaaagaaaacaattttcaggACGGGGGGGAAAAGTGTTATCCACACTACGGCATAACTTCAGGGGAGAACcgatttttcactttatttattggtaaaaaCTGAGTAATCCTCAAACTGTAACAGTTGGTAATGCAAAatgttatcattttatttatttaattgttaaaacattaatttagctCTTGGTCTTCATTAATGTAATCCCCATCATCATTCAAGGgacttatttataataattgtatgACTGTTTCGGCTCAGCAAGAGAGGCAACATTCAACAGTTGAGCATATATCAcataaattggaaatatttaaagaaagattttgcaattttacaTGCGCATGCTCTGTTGAGAATCGAGTTTATTTTGTGGAAACTACATTGCGCAGAATTTACGTGGGAGTATGTGCAGGATTTACTTGAGAGGGCTCGAAGATAAGACGGTAACTaacttagtaaaataaattgctttaatttaagtCCATTCAACAACAGAAGGAAATACTCTGTTGTATTCTTATTACAGTATCATAAAGTACGCATAATGCAAAACTTTTAGTGTTTCATAATGTCTGAATTTTAGGAAGTGTCagtaatttatgcaaataaaagcaaaacttcTGAACTATACAAAAATCATAGAAAATATCGCTTGCCATAAAAAGGTGAAAATCAATACAGAAGAAACGATTTGTTCTGGAAGGATTTAATAGACCACATTTGATCTTTTCGATTGAGTTTGTTCTCGGACAATTCCATTGACCAAAAAATGAACGGTCCTACATATGATAACAATAGTAATAAATGCATCTTCAATAAGAGAGCTTTCTCAATGAATATTCTGACATTGATAAGAAGGTTAAACTgaagtcttttaaaaatactttgtttttcttcGCGTACTGCAAACGTTATAAAAAGCGTTTTCGATTTATTCCCCaaacaaaacaataactttttaagtaGACGGTATGGTACgtgttaataatataaaaatatttatttaaactatctgATTTTGATAGGAACGAGTTAAAGATATTTTGTCTCCTTTAGGGTCAGAAACTTTTCTtacatataaacattaaaagtcACTCTAATAGTTTTTAAGCTCATTTTTCGGACCATTCAGAAAAATATCAGCCATGTGTTTtctaaaagtattgaattaatttattaaatcatgatAAGTTTTCTATTTCGTTATCTTTAAGagcaaataaaaacttaaaaatgcttattcattggcactttttttaattatagatacgtgtaaaatatttgaattcaaaattatttattttttgtatcctTTGGGTcgttttaaaaacttgattttatcaACGATTATTTTAGCATCCAAAACAGATAATATCTGATTCCACCATAATAATCGCATTACCTTACTAACgagactttttaaaaagataattcagaacagtaaatagatttttcaaatagctaattctttctttctaaaaacatttttctcctTACCTCTAGTTTCACCCCATCCTGTGACATAGCAGTGCCATCCAGCATCAGCCTTCCAACCAAGACCTGGCAAACATGCTGGTTGTACGCCGTCATTGAATTTCACTGGAGCATTCAGTTTAATGAGAGAAATATCATCAGTCATGCTGAATCTCCTGATCTAAAATACATAACGTTAAATGAAGTTGCTTCCaactttttatactttcttCTGTATAAATTCTGTtgcatgagttttttttaacagatcttaaaTACTATTATTGTAACGCTGATTGCAACCAGTTTCTTTATCCAAGCTAGAGattgttttaatcaaatgaatcaTACAGTCAAAAATTTTGGTAACCAACATTTTTTGTCGTGTGAGGTAAAacgaatacattttaaagtacaaaactatctggcaaaaaattatataacattggccaaataacaattgtttaaaaaaaataagtgcgattttattaatgcttgtttttttaacgaaatttttttcaaatgcagtCATTAATTTAACTCTAATGTGCATCAAAATATATCTTGtcaaagaaacaaacaaaaaatgaataaagaaaaaaaaatgttcaactgTAGAAGaaacgaaatatttcaaatcaaaagcaaaacaaacgaagaattaaaaaataattgtgatcCCTACAAGGCGATCACCggttaagcattaaaaaaaatggttgttgactaattttcttttcttttttttcttttttttggaaaagcagctttattgtgttttcatcttggACACCGTTGactgttaatcctgaactgTTGGGTACATAATTTCGCAGACATATTTGAATGCAGCTCAGACATATTCCGTGTTAATTCTTTTGATGATTGAACcgacattgaacagccaattaagatcaatattaatattttcggaTGGGTACAATGGTGTTTGAAGGAGATTGTAATGTGCATCATTCACCCGTTTCGAATTCATAAGTTCATACATGAAATGACATTTGAAAGCtagactttttttcaattttacatgaatagtgaatgaatcatttatattgcatGGAAGACAGTTTATGGTCTTGAGCAAGTCATTGGGTACGTTGACAATGATCAACACCCAGTTCTCGTGTTTGCATGAAAGGGGTTCTTCGGTAggttttaattctttcaatCACTTTGGTACTTTTGTGAGGAACGGGCTTCATGCTTGCGTTTTTGAACGGAATCTTTTCGTTTTTCCGTTTCTGTGTATCGCTTAAGGTATTCCCGTCTACATTcttttgctttgaattttttagcctcggtaagtttaggccactgcatcgtttttttcttgcttcaactctaCCCTTTGATAACCGTGTTAATCTGTTTGGGACCCTCTTTATTTGGGATATTCACcagaattagtattgaaaacgatccagtttgaactataggttagaatttctgattcttaattaaagcaaaaaaatctaaaaatatacttaaaatgatgaaattctcttttattcacagcacaataaatatttatgggatctctctggtcccatatctcaaaaataagctcaccaacttaatgcgtaacaaaattaaaagtgaaaaaaaagaattcgaaaaaaattatcaaacagcagcggtcgccatagcaacatACGCAGTGACGACGCAtccgcactgtttactattactattagtacagttgaaaagtgtgatgacatATAAATAAGATGAGCAAGCCATCAAACTCAAACCCCATTTTGCCAGTGGGTAATTACAGTGaaaaagtagattaaaaaataaacgactGTAAATGGTGGCAAtactttttagtgaaatcaaTGTTTGTAACATTATAAAATGCTGCCGATTATAATTTTGCTATCCAGCAACCTAAACATAAgctaatatatttgttttgtaaaatgatATGTTAAAGGAAATACTTACATCTTCTCCTTCTAAATTTGGATACGAGATGACTTTTTTACTCCTTCTTATCTGTTCGTATTGAGTTTTTCTGAATTTACTGTGAGCTCCCAAATGAATCTTGATGTTTCCAGGAAAAGGATATCTAAAATTTGTGAATGGGAAACAACATTTCATCACTCAAATAAGTGTTTAGGCttttattagaaacatttttatttaacaattaatctGTGTCAATGTCTGTATTATTTAAAGGGATCTTATacttgaaaaggaaaaataattaaaattgagagGAAAGAAAAGCTCCAATCAGATAAAAACACTCATTTTTGACCTATAAATGCAATATAACTGGTATTATAAACTTActtcaaattatattataattaaaaaaattaaaatatttacaattaagtaATGTTatacgaataattttaaaagtaagaatttcTATGTAAACTATATAACATAACAGAATTAACAAATAACACTTACCCAGCGACGCAGTGGGTAGCAGTGAGTACCCATTGAGCATTTATGAGTGTACCTCCACAAAAATGTCCATTTGGTTCACTAAATGTGTTCTGCAGAGAGACTTGCCATGGCCAACTGTTGGGGATGACAGATTCTCCTCCCACCATCCTGTCCTCACCTTCTACCCCCTGCTTCTTGAAAATTGTGTTTGGCTCGATAGTTTGCACTCCACACTTCTGTGGCTGCGTCTCATATGGGAAACCTTGAACAACTCATNACAGATCAGGTAATGCTATaagtatgtaatatttttagtattttgaacccaaaattaaaataacaaacaataaaataagcaatttttgtaattttccacAATTAAGGAATATTATTTAAGCAATCCTTCATTTTTTATACACTATTTTATACAGTAACAGGAACAAACATAATtaacatgcatttattttttcagttaggATGAAGATCTAAATGTAAAACTATGATACATTACGTTATAAATATAGATatgatttattgaataaatatactttattgtattctgaaaaaatattttttctatttttaaatgcagttttataacattattgACTTGCCCAGCGACGCAGTGGGTAGCAGTGAGTACCCATTGAGCATTTATGAGTGTACCTCCACAAAAATGTCCATTTGGTTCACTAAATGTGTTCTGCAGAGAGACTTGCCATGGCCTACTGTTGGGGATGACAGATTCTCCTCCCACCATCCTGTCCTCACCTTCTACCCCCTGCTTCTTGAAAATTGTGTTCGGCTCGATAGTT
Encoded here:
- the LOC107448879 gene encoding ovochymase-2; this encodes MVFIKYVGCILLLAVLTAADIDDYQCHDLYEYDASKVGTVESPFFGKRNYHNGLWCEYRIRAPEGYRIKLKFLEFDVDPSSGCSQDQLVVYGKDKKSVLGLFCGYELPKPILSNEGENEIRFLFRTDFMVSGKGFKVQYESSPHFTSVCEAGQTQCVNRNCFTKDQKCNGVDDCGDGTDEEDCGFPYETQPQKCGVQTIEPNTIFKKQGVEGEDRMVGGESVIPNSWPWQVSLQNTFSEPNGHFCGGTLINAQWVLTATHCVAGYPFPGNIKIHLGAHSKFRKTQYEQIRRSKKVISYPNLEGEDIRRFSMTDDISLIKLNAPVKFNDGVQPACLPGLGWKADAGWHCYVTGWGETRGSGGSDVLKQQEQVVQTLQQCSYNEHTQICVEQRNQSPCHVSFATIGLRLPLYYFFYLKNFI